In one window of Nocardiopsis aegyptia DNA:
- a CDS encoding FAD-dependent oxidoreductase, with the protein MTAGPTRAVVAAAPGPPGADRRAEALHPAPPSGPRPRDTPRAAVVGGGIAGLAAACALAERGVRAVVFEREDSLGGRLRGWETVLNDGSRATMTRGFHAFFRQYYNLRALLRRADPGLKGLVPLADYPLVHRDGPRDRFSGLPSTPPWNAAALAAVSPSFPLRDLARVNVPAALQLLDVDTPGVYERLDHLGAREFLDTVRFPPTARHLAFEVFTRSFFASPDRLSAAELAVMFHLYFLGSSEGLVFDVPRSPFPLALWDPLGAHLAGAGAVLRPGTPVGSVERGRHRRFRIACGDRESPEFDGVVLATDPGGLRALVAASPGLGDAAWRERVAGLPSAPPFLVSRYWLDRPVRPHRPAFLGTAGYPSLDNVSVLERYEDQARDWARRTGGSVVELHAYALAPGCDPGAERASLWEQAATVYPELRGARAVDARHELRADCPLFPPGGHRHRVRVGTPDPLLAVAGDHVRVDLPVALMERAATSGFLAANALLSRWGLPGHTVWSVPTRGRSRALSALARAARQPGQRPEARSR; encoded by the coding sequence ATGACGGCGGGCCCGACGAGGGCGGTCGTCGCGGCGGCTCCCGGGCCGCCGGGCGCGGACCGCCGGGCCGAGGCCCTGCACCCCGCGCCGCCCTCCGGCCCCCGGCCGCGGGACACGCCCCGCGCGGCGGTGGTCGGCGGCGGGATCGCCGGACTGGCCGCGGCCTGCGCTCTGGCGGAGCGGGGCGTGCGGGCGGTGGTGTTCGAGCGAGAGGACTCCCTGGGCGGCCGGCTGCGCGGCTGGGAGACCGTCCTGAACGACGGGTCCCGGGCCACCATGACGCGGGGCTTCCACGCGTTCTTCCGGCAGTACTACAACCTGCGGGCGCTGCTGCGGCGGGCCGACCCCGGTCTGAAGGGGCTGGTCCCGCTCGCGGACTACCCGCTCGTGCACCGCGACGGGCCGCGCGACCGCTTCTCCGGCCTCCCGTCGACCCCGCCGTGGAACGCCGCGGCCCTGGCGGCCGTGAGCCCGAGCTTCCCGCTGCGCGACCTGGCACGCGTGAACGTGCCCGCCGCCCTGCAACTGCTGGACGTGGACACACCCGGGGTCTACGAACGCCTGGACCACCTGGGCGCACGGGAGTTCCTGGACACCGTCCGCTTCCCGCCGACCGCCCGCCACCTGGCCTTCGAGGTGTTCACCCGCAGCTTCTTCGCCTCCCCGGACCGGCTCTCGGCCGCCGAGCTGGCGGTCATGTTCCACCTGTACTTCCTCGGCTCGTCCGAGGGACTGGTCTTCGACGTGCCCCGCTCGCCGTTCCCCCTGGCGCTGTGGGACCCGCTGGGCGCCCACCTGGCCGGGGCGGGGGCCGTGCTGCGCCCCGGCACGCCGGTCGGGTCGGTGGAGCGCGGGCGGCACCGGCGGTTCCGGATCGCGTGCGGCGACCGGGAGTCGCCGGAGTTCGACGGCGTGGTGCTCGCGACCGACCCGGGCGGACTGCGCGCCCTCGTCGCGGCCTCCCCCGGCCTGGGAGACGCCGCCTGGCGCGAACGGGTGGCGGGCCTGCCGAGCGCGCCGCCCTTCCTGGTCTCGCGCTACTGGCTGGACCGGCCCGTGCGCCCGCACCGCCCCGCCTTCCTGGGCACCGCCGGCTACCCCTCCCTGGACAACGTCAGCGTGCTGGAGCGCTACGAGGACCAGGCCCGCGACTGGGCACGGCGCACCGGCGGCTCGGTCGTGGAGCTGCACGCCTACGCGCTGGCGCCCGGGTGCGACCCCGGCGCCGAGCGGGCCTCGCTGTGGGAGCAGGCCGCCACCGTCTACCCGGAGCTGCGCGGTGCCCGCGCGGTCGACGCGCGGCACGAGCTGCGGGCGGACTGCCCGCTGTTCCCGCCTGGGGGCCACCGGCACCGTGTACGGGTCGGCACGCCCGATCCGCTGCTGGCGGTCGCCGGCGACCACGTGCGCGTGGACCTGCCGGTCGCACTGATGGAACGCGCCGCCACCAGCGGCTTCCTGGCCGCCAACGCACTGCTGTCGCGCTGGGGGCTGCCGGGGCACACCGTGTGGAGCGTGCCGACGCGCGGACGCAGCCGGGCGCTGAGCGCCCTGGCCCGGGCCGCGCGTCAGCCCGGCCAGCGGCCCGAGGCGCGCAGCAGGTAG
- a CDS encoding class I SAM-dependent methyltransferase — protein sequence MPSTTIQMKHGAVTDEFDHAAASYDRLVAANPGYHSHLRASARRLRLPDRGEGLRLLDLGCGTGASTAALLRAAPLARIVAVDASRGMLDAAAAKTWPPGVSFHRARAEEVTPAWAAEHLGGPADAVFAAYLVRNVPDPDALLASVRSVLRPGGRLALHEYSVADSPAARAVWSAVCWGVVIPAGGLLTGRTDLFRYLWRSAMEFDGRAGLLERMRRAGLVDVASAPLPGWQYGITHTFVGARPGRAG from the coding sequence ATGCCCAGCACCACGATCCAGATGAAGCACGGCGCGGTCACCGACGAGTTCGACCACGCCGCGGCGTCCTACGACCGACTGGTGGCCGCCAACCCCGGCTACCACTCCCATCTGCGCGCGTCCGCCCGGCGGCTGCGCCTGCCGGACCGCGGGGAGGGCCTGCGCCTGCTGGACCTGGGCTGCGGGACCGGCGCCTCCACCGCCGCCCTGCTGCGCGCGGCGCCGCTGGCGCGGATCGTCGCGGTGGACGCCTCCCGGGGCATGCTCGACGCGGCCGCCGCCAAGACCTGGCCGCCGGGGGTGTCCTTCCACCGGGCCCGGGCCGAGGAGGTCACTCCCGCGTGGGCGGCCGAGCACCTCGGCGGGCCCGCCGACGCCGTCTTCGCCGCCTACCTGGTCCGCAACGTGCCCGACCCCGACGCGCTGTTGGCCTCGGTGCGCTCTGTGCTGCGGCCCGGAGGCCGGCTGGCCCTGCACGAGTACTCCGTGGCCGACTCCCCCGCGGCGCGCGCGGTGTGGTCGGCGGTGTGCTGGGGTGTGGTGATCCCGGCCGGGGGCCTGCTCACCGGGCGCACGGACCTGTTCCGCTACCTGTGGCGCAGCGCCATGGAGTTCGACGGGCGCGCGGGCCTGCTGGAGCGGATGCGCCGGGCCGGACTGGTGGACGTGGCGAGCGCGCCGCTGCCCGGATGGCAGTACGGGATCACGCACACGTTCGTGGGCGCCCGCCCGGGACGGGCCGGATGA
- a CDS encoding lycopene cyclase family protein: MADYDVAIIGGGAAGLTLAHLMGRVNERRGVPLDAVLVEAPPGPHTPPPRTWCFWERDGGPWDALLAARWENLAVVGADGTTRTSRADPYVYKMLRSTDVAEHVRAHADGHVDQRTLFVRGLADGPDHATVSAEAPDGSPEALTARWVFDSRPPRRHLPARTRLLQHFRGWFVRTRDDAFDPGAAVLMDLRTPQPRHGVSFGYVLPLTRRTALVEYTEFGRTALTTPEYERALAHYCDLVGLGGVEVTAAEQGVIPMTDARMPTRVGRRLFQVGAAGGATRPSTGYTFSGVGRQARAVAAALAADRVPVPPVPHRRRHLAMDAVMLRALDTGRVQGAEFFTRLFTRNGFGDVLAFLDGDSPLHRELAMGLTTPVGAMSLTTAEHLWHILRGRSGPAGTR; the protein is encoded by the coding sequence ATGGCCGACTACGACGTGGCGATCATCGGCGGGGGAGCCGCCGGGCTCACTCTCGCCCACCTGATGGGGCGGGTCAACGAACGGCGCGGCGTTCCCTTGGACGCGGTGCTGGTCGAGGCGCCGCCGGGCCCGCACACTCCGCCGCCCCGGACCTGGTGCTTCTGGGAACGGGACGGGGGACCGTGGGACGCGCTGCTGGCCGCGCGCTGGGAGAACCTGGCCGTCGTGGGCGCCGACGGGACGACGCGCACCTCCCGGGCCGACCCCTACGTGTACAAGATGCTCCGCTCGACCGACGTCGCCGAGCACGTGCGCGCCCACGCGGACGGGCACGTGGACCAGCGCACGCTGTTCGTGAGGGGCCTGGCGGACGGACCCGACCACGCCACGGTGTCCGCCGAGGCCCCCGACGGCTCGCCGGAGGCCCTCACCGCCCGCTGGGTGTTCGACTCCCGTCCGCCGCGCCGCCACCTCCCGGCGCGGACCCGGCTGCTCCAGCACTTCCGGGGCTGGTTCGTGCGCACCCGGGACGACGCCTTCGATCCCGGGGCGGCCGTGCTGATGGACCTGCGCACGCCCCAGCCCCGGCACGGGGTGTCCTTCGGCTACGTGCTCCCGCTCACGCGGCGGACCGCGCTGGTCGAGTACACCGAGTTCGGACGCACGGCCCTGACCACGCCCGAGTACGAGAGGGCGCTGGCCCACTACTGCGACCTGGTCGGGCTGGGCGGGGTGGAGGTGACCGCCGCCGAACAGGGCGTCATCCCGATGACCGACGCCCGCATGCCCACCCGGGTGGGGCGGCGGCTGTTCCAGGTGGGGGCGGCCGGGGGAGCGACCCGGCCCTCCACCGGCTACACGTTCAGCGGGGTGGGACGCCAGGCGCGCGCCGTGGCCGCCGCCCTCGCGGCGGATCGCGTGCCTGTGCCGCCGGTCCCGCACCGCCGCCGCCACCTGGCCATGGACGCGGTCATGCTGCGTGCCCTGGACACCGGGCGGGTGCAGGGGGCGGAGTTCTTCACCCGGCTGTTCACGCGCAACGGGTTCGGCGACGTGCTGGCCTTCCTGGACGGCGACTCCCCCCTGCACCGCGAACTGGCCATGGGCCTGACGACCCCGGTCGGAGCGATGTCCCTCACCACCGCCGAACACCTGTGGCACATCCTCCGCGGGCGTTCCGGCCCGGCCGGGACGCGCTGA
- a CDS encoding MerR family transcriptional regulator, whose translation MSDALTPGAAARLLGVAPATLRSWDRRYGIGPRERSPGGHRRYGREDIARLRALCRLVGEGLPPAEAARQALDTRLGSVSEDGAADGDPASADPGLPVGRAGASLQGLARAAARMDADLVESLLEKSLSEAGVVTVWEELAQPLLYGMGRKWEATRTYVEVEHLLSWCVSSALRRVAAGRADEATRERPVLLACTPWEMHGLPVEALAAALREAGSPHRVLGPCTPVEATLRALRRLGPRALVLWSHAPTRADGAVLAAAARAAADAPVGTAVFTAGPGWREVGGAGRLAGGHLTSLRDAVAVLLSGR comes from the coding sequence ATGTCCGACGCACTCACTCCCGGAGCGGCCGCGCGCCTGCTCGGCGTGGCCCCGGCCACCCTGCGCAGTTGGGACCGCCGTTACGGCATCGGTCCGCGCGAGCGCAGTCCGGGGGGCCACCGCCGCTACGGCCGCGAGGACATCGCCCGGCTGCGTGCCCTGTGCCGGCTGGTGGGCGAGGGCCTGCCGCCCGCCGAGGCGGCACGACAAGCACTCGACACGCGGCTCGGATCGGTCTCCGAGGACGGGGCCGCGGACGGCGACCCGGCCTCCGCCGACCCGGGTCTGCCGGTCGGCCGGGCCGGGGCCTCACTCCAGGGCCTGGCGCGCGCGGCGGCGCGCATGGACGCCGACCTCGTGGAGTCCCTGCTGGAGAAGAGCCTGAGCGAGGCGGGCGTCGTGACCGTCTGGGAGGAGTTGGCGCAGCCCCTCCTGTACGGCATGGGGCGCAAGTGGGAGGCGACCCGCACCTACGTCGAGGTGGAGCACCTGTTGTCGTGGTGCGTCTCCTCGGCCCTGCGCCGGGTCGCCGCGGGGCGGGCGGACGAGGCGACGCGGGAGCGGCCGGTACTGCTGGCCTGCACACCCTGGGAGATGCACGGCCTGCCGGTCGAGGCCCTGGCGGCGGCCCTGCGCGAGGCCGGATCGCCGCACCGCGTGCTGGGCCCCTGCACGCCGGTGGAGGCGACGCTGCGCGCCCTGCGCCGCCTCGGCCCCCGCGCCCTGGTGCTGTGGTCGCACGCGCCGACCCGGGCCGACGGCGCCGTCCTGGCCGCGGCCGCCAGAGCGGCCGCCGATGCTCCTGTCGGCACCGCCGTCTTCACCGCCGGGCCCGGGTGGCGGGAGGTCGGCGGCGCAGGCCGTCTCGCGGGCGGACACCTGACCTCGCTGCGCGACGCGGTCGCGGTCCTGCTGTCGGGGCGGTAG
- a CDS encoding DUF4383 domain-containing protein, with translation MELDRSRRSDRRLDIVYRVGSGVTALILIGFGLAGLTVRLPLFDTQGEVIAGLSTNGALGFLSVAFGALLLGAAVLGGVFASTVCTLMGTAFVASGLVNLYLMSAGPNVLAFSMPNVMFSFVVGLMLMTFGMYGRFSGGLAEDNPFREHRVRGRWHGGAAR, from the coding sequence ATGGAACTGGACCGTAGTCGCAGGTCGGACCGTCGGCTGGACATCGTCTACCGGGTGGGCTCGGGTGTCACCGCGCTCATCCTGATCGGCTTCGGGCTGGCGGGGCTGACCGTGCGCCTGCCGCTGTTCGACACGCAGGGGGAGGTGATCGCGGGACTGTCCACCAACGGGGCACTGGGGTTCCTCTCCGTGGCCTTCGGCGCGCTGCTGCTGGGGGCGGCGGTCCTGGGCGGGGTGTTCGCCTCCACGGTGTGCACCCTGATGGGCACGGCGTTCGTGGCGAGCGGACTGGTCAACCTGTACCTGATGAGCGCGGGTCCCAACGTCCTGGCCTTCTCGATGCCCAACGTCATGTTCAGCTTCGTCGTGGGGCTGATGCTGATGACCTTCGGGATGTACGGGCGCTTCAGCGGCGGTCTGGCGGAGGACAACCCGTTCCGTGAGCACCGCGTGCGGGGGCGGTGGCACGGGGGAGCGGCCCGATGA
- a CDS encoding SDR family oxidoreductase, translating to MRVLVMGATGYIGGRLVPELLAAGHQVRCLARTPGKLRDHPWRDRVEVFQGDVVSGEGLADALEGVAAAYYLVHSMGGGRGFEGSDARAADNVARASGEAGVRRLVYLGGLAPHEADLSPHMASREEVGRILLEGPVPAVVLRAAVIIGSGSASFEMLRYLTERLPAMTTPRWVRSRVQPIAVRDVLRLLTRALDLPEGTDRSFDIGGPDVLTYAAMIQRFARVAGLPRRLIVPVPVLSPGLSSLWVGLITPVPPAVARPLVESLRHDAVCGEDDLSEALDDHGRIGFDQAVELALRRTDQARVDTRWSSAAWPDAPSDPLPTDPDWAGGSLYTDRRARRVQASPERLWSVVEGIGGERGWYSWPLAWSARGWIDLALGGVGPRRGRRDPGRLRVGDSLDFWRVEEIVPGRLLRLRAEMRLPGLAWLELGVARVGGRTVYHQRALFRPRGLSGHLYWWAVTPFHGIVFGSMARNIARRAVREDPAAAH from the coding sequence ATGAGGGTGCTGGTCATGGGGGCGACCGGCTACATCGGCGGTCGCCTCGTCCCCGAGCTGCTGGCCGCGGGGCACCAGGTGCGCTGTCTGGCCCGGACGCCCGGCAAGCTGCGCGACCACCCGTGGCGCGACCGGGTCGAGGTCTTCCAGGGCGACGTCGTCTCTGGGGAGGGACTGGCCGACGCCCTGGAGGGAGTCGCGGCCGCCTACTACCTGGTGCATTCCATGGGGGGCGGACGCGGCTTCGAGGGGAGCGACGCGCGGGCGGCGGACAACGTCGCCCGCGCGTCGGGCGAGGCGGGCGTGCGCCGCCTGGTCTACCTGGGCGGCCTCGCGCCCCACGAGGCGGACCTGTCACCGCACATGGCCTCCCGCGAGGAGGTGGGCCGGATCCTGCTGGAGGGGCCGGTCCCGGCCGTGGTCCTGCGCGCCGCGGTGATCATCGGGTCGGGGTCCGCGTCGTTCGAGATGCTGCGGTACCTGACCGAGCGCCTTCCGGCGATGACGACCCCGCGCTGGGTGCGCAGCCGGGTCCAGCCGATCGCGGTCCGCGACGTGCTCCGGCTGCTGACCCGTGCGCTGGACCTGCCGGAGGGGACCGACCGCTCCTTCGACATCGGCGGTCCGGACGTGCTCACCTACGCCGCGATGATCCAGCGCTTCGCCCGGGTGGCGGGTCTGCCGCGCCGGCTGATCGTGCCGGTGCCGGTGCTCTCGCCCGGGCTGTCCAGCCTGTGGGTCGGACTCATCACGCCGGTGCCGCCGGCGGTCGCCCGGCCGCTCGTGGAGTCGCTGCGCCACGACGCCGTCTGCGGCGAGGACGACCTGTCCGAGGCACTGGACGACCACGGCCGGATCGGGTTCGACCAGGCCGTGGAGCTGGCGCTGCGCCGGACCGACCAGGCGCGGGTGGACACGCGCTGGTCGTCGGCGGCCTGGCCGGACGCGCCGTCGGACCCGCTGCCCACCGACCCCGACTGGGCCGGGGGCAGCCTGTACACCGACCGCCGGGCCCGCCGCGTCCAGGCCTCGCCGGAGCGGCTGTGGAGCGTCGTCGAGGGGATCGGCGGCGAGCGCGGCTGGTACTCGTGGCCGCTGGCGTGGTCGGCCCGCGGATGGATCGACCTGGCCTTGGGCGGGGTGGGGCCGCGCCGGGGCCGCCGCGACCCGGGTCGGCTGCGGGTGGGCGACTCGCTGGACTTCTGGCGCGTGGAGGAGATCGTTCCCGGCCGCCTGCTGCGCCTGCGCGCGGAGATGCGGTTGCCCGGCCTCGCGTGGCTGGAACTGGGGGTGGCGCGTGTCGGGGGCCGTACCGTCTACCACCAGCGTGCGCTCTTCCGGCCCCGGGGACTGTCCGGGCACCTGTACTGGTGGGCGGTGACGCCCTTCCACGGCATCGTCTTCGGTTCCATGGCCCGCAACATCGCGCGGCGGGCCGTGCGCGAGGACCCGGCCGCGGCGCACTGA
- a CDS encoding MMPL family transporter, with the protein MIGRKAVSVRTRAGTRTRGPWRWTVVALLVTLVWVLGAGPLGSFVGRLGEVQTNDPAAFLPVGAESTEVDAIAEDFDRAKGAPAIVVYSADDDLTGQDLAAVRGVAERVGERPWAVEPVAGPFPGTEDASVAQFVVTISADADTGESVEELRALLEEEAVAGLTVQVTGPAGYAADLSAAFGGIDSTLLIVAVVAVLIILVAVYRSPLLPVLVILASLLALGLSGALVYAAADTGVVSLNGQSQGILFILVVGACTDYALLLVARYREELSVREHAPRAALAAARAVTGPVLASGGTVILGLLCLLAADLSSTRSLGPVVAIGVAAAMLSAMTFLPAALALCGRAVFWPLAPHREDTGQARSTELVLSQHRVWGRVAASVGRRPRTYWLACSALLLAAAAFAPQFDAGGSGQSEIFRTEVEAVDGQETLTRGFGADSSAAPALVVADAEHLDEVVATAEGLPEVTSAALYTEDGPPAAEGPPGAAESPLVVDGRVLVEVVLAAAPESSEAVDAVRELRAELSGIEGADALVGGVTATDLDTLETAQRDFTVVVPLVLVVVFLVLVPLLRSLLAPLLLVAANVLSFAATLGVGTLLFDHVLGLPGADPVVPLFAFVFLVALGVDYSIFLMSRAREETLDHGHRQGVLRALTVTGGVITSAGVVLAATFAALAVIPLLFLFQLAFLVAFGVLVDTLLVRTLLVPALSLDAGRSVWWPGRAYKRSPDSSA; encoded by the coding sequence ATGATCGGACGGAAGGCGGTATCGGTGCGCACACGTGCGGGAACGAGAACCAGGGGCCCATGGCGGTGGACCGTCGTGGCCCTCCTGGTGACGTTGGTCTGGGTGCTGGGGGCGGGCCCGCTCGGTTCCTTCGTCGGGCGCCTGGGGGAGGTACAGACCAACGACCCGGCCGCCTTCCTGCCGGTCGGCGCGGAGTCGACCGAGGTCGACGCGATCGCTGAGGACTTCGACCGCGCGAAGGGCGCCCCGGCGATCGTGGTCTACTCCGCCGACGACGACCTGACGGGGCAGGACCTCGCCGCCGTCCGTGGGGTCGCGGAGCGGGTCGGTGAGCGGCCCTGGGCCGTCGAACCGGTCGCGGGGCCGTTCCCCGGCACCGAGGACGCCTCGGTGGCCCAGTTCGTGGTCACCATCTCCGCGGACGCCGACACCGGCGAGTCCGTCGAGGAACTGCGCGCCCTGCTGGAGGAGGAGGCGGTCGCCGGCCTCACCGTCCAGGTCACCGGCCCCGCGGGCTACGCGGCCGACCTGTCCGCCGCCTTCGGTGGCATCGACTCCACGCTGCTGATCGTGGCGGTGGTGGCGGTCCTCATCATCCTGGTCGCCGTCTACCGTTCACCCCTGCTGCCGGTCCTGGTGATCCTGGCGTCGCTGCTCGCGCTCGGACTCTCCGGAGCCCTGGTCTACGCCGCCGCCGACACCGGCGTGGTCAGCCTCAACGGCCAGAGCCAGGGCATCCTGTTCATCCTGGTCGTGGGGGCCTGCACCGACTACGCCCTGCTGCTGGTGGCCCGGTACCGCGAGGAACTGTCCGTGCGCGAGCACGCCCCGCGGGCCGCCCTGGCCGCGGCGCGCGCGGTCACGGGACCGGTGCTGGCCTCCGGCGGCACGGTCATCCTGGGCCTGCTGTGCCTGCTGGCCGCCGACCTGTCCTCGACCCGCAGCCTCGGCCCGGTCGTGGCGATCGGCGTCGCGGCGGCCATGCTGTCCGCGATGACGTTCCTGCCCGCCGCCCTGGCCCTGTGCGGACGCGCGGTCTTCTGGCCGCTGGCACCGCACCGCGAGGACACCGGACAGGCCCGGTCCACCGAGCTCGTCCTCTCCCAGCACCGGGTGTGGGGACGGGTGGCCGCCTCAGTGGGGCGCCGTCCGCGGACCTACTGGCTCGCCTGCTCGGCGCTGCTGCTGGCCGCCGCGGCGTTCGCGCCCCAGTTCGACGCGGGCGGGAGCGGGCAGTCCGAGATCTTCCGCACCGAGGTGGAGGCGGTCGACGGCCAGGAGACGCTCACCCGCGGATTCGGTGCCGACTCCTCCGCCGCGCCGGCCCTGGTGGTCGCCGACGCCGAGCACCTGGACGAGGTCGTCGCGACCGCCGAGGGTCTGCCCGAGGTCACCTCCGCCGCCCTGTACACCGAGGACGGGCCGCCCGCGGCCGAAGGCCCGCCGGGCGCCGCGGAGTCGCCGCTGGTCGTGGACGGCCGCGTCCTGGTGGAGGTCGTCCTGGCCGCCGCACCCGAGTCGAGCGAGGCCGTGGACGCGGTGCGGGAGCTGCGCGCGGAACTGTCCGGGATCGAGGGCGCCGACGCCCTCGTGGGCGGGGTGACCGCCACCGACCTCGACACCCTGGAGACCGCGCAGCGCGACTTCACCGTCGTCGTCCCACTGGTGCTCGTGGTGGTGTTCCTGGTCCTGGTGCCCCTGCTGCGCTCGCTCCTGGCGCCCCTGCTGCTGGTCGCGGCCAACGTGCTCTCCTTCGCCGCCACCCTGGGCGTGGGCACGCTGCTGTTCGACCACGTGCTCGGCCTGCCGGGCGCCGACCCCGTGGTGCCCCTCTTCGCGTTCGTGTTCCTGGTCGCCCTCGGCGTCGACTACAGCATCTTCCTGATGTCGCGCGCACGGGAGGAGACCCTCGACCACGGGCACCGCCAGGGCGTCCTGCGGGCGCTCACCGTGACGGGCGGGGTCATCACCTCGGCCGGCGTGGTGCTGGCCGCCACCTTCGCCGCCCTGGCCGTCATCCCCCTGCTCTTCCTGTTCCAGCTCGCCTTCCTGGTCGCGTTCGGCGTCCTGGTGGACACGCTGCTCGTGCGCACCCTCCTGGTGCCCGCGCTGTCCCTGGACGCCGGCCGGAGCGTGTGGTGGCCGGGCCGGGCCTACAAGCGGTCCCCCGACAGCTCGGCGTAG
- a CDS encoding aminotransferase class IV: MELNGRPVSTGELASLALYGYGHFTTMLVRDLRVRGLDLHTRRLARDCRTLFGSDLDLPRVRELARRTAREHGSPTVVRVTVYDPHMDLARPDASALPHVLVTARPAPAPGSAPPPVRLGTRGFCRDAPEVKGTGLFGAIRERRAARLDGYDDALFTTPEGLVSEGPTWNIGFVDGGGLVWPEAPALDGVTARLIDRVAADLGVPVIRRPLTASAATRMSGAFVTNAATGLRPVAALDGVHLPSSPVVTRLAHGYAELSGDRL; encoded by the coding sequence ATGGAACTGAACGGACGCCCCGTCAGCACCGGGGAACTCGCCTCCCTCGCCTTGTACGGCTACGGCCACTTCACCACCATGCTGGTGAGGGACCTGCGGGTCCGGGGCCTGGACCTGCACACGCGCCGGCTGGCCCGGGACTGCCGCACCCTCTTCGGCAGCGACCTGGACCTGCCCAGGGTCCGGGAGCTGGCCCGCCGCACCGCGCGCGAACACGGCTCCCCCACGGTGGTCCGGGTGACCGTCTACGACCCCCACATGGACCTGGCCCGCCCCGACGCCAGTGCCCTCCCGCACGTGCTGGTCACCGCCCGCCCCGCGCCCGCCCCCGGGAGCGCGCCGCCGCCCGTGCGCCTGGGCACCCGCGGATTCTGCCGCGACGCCCCCGAGGTCAAGGGCACCGGGCTCTTCGGCGCGATCCGCGAACGCCGCGCCGCCCGGCTCGACGGTTACGACGACGCCCTGTTCACCACGCCCGAGGGCCTGGTGTCCGAGGGGCCGACGTGGAACATCGGCTTCGTGGACGGCGGCGGCCTCGTGTGGCCGGAGGCCCCCGCGCTGGACGGGGTGACCGCGCGCCTGATCGACCGGGTCGCGGCCGACCTGGGCGTTCCGGTGATCCGCCGACCGCTCACGGCCTCGGCGGCCACCCGGATGTCGGGCGCCTTCGTCACCAACGCGGCCACCGGGCTGCGTCCGGTGGCCGCCCTGGACGGCGTGCACCTGCCCTCGTCGCCCGTGGTGACGAGGCTGGCCCACGGCTACGCCGAGCTGTCGGGGGACCGCTTGTAG
- a CDS encoding GntR family transcriptional regulator, translated as MTATDDHIDRLPEADAALAPVSSQAERVADMLRSFVINGSLAPGVRLSEERLSRKYEVSRNTLREAFRLLSRERLLVHQMHRGVFVSRPTCADVRDLFSVRRHLELPAVRRADRADAEAVRAVGAAVDEGEAARDHADWWAMGTANMRFHQALAALAGSPRLDEFMNQVLAETRLVFHVMNDPEQYHAPYLDWNRRIHTALAAGRPDRAADELAAYLDASETQLVTAFTAMENGS; from the coding sequence TTGACGGCGACGGACGACCACATCGACCGGCTCCCCGAGGCCGACGCCGCCCTGGCGCCGGTCAGCAGCCAGGCCGAGCGGGTCGCCGACATGCTCCGCTCGTTCGTCATCAACGGCTCCCTCGCCCCCGGCGTCCGCCTGTCCGAGGAGCGGCTCAGCCGCAAGTACGAGGTCTCCCGCAACACCCTGCGCGAGGCGTTCCGCCTGCTCAGCCGCGAGCGCCTGCTGGTCCACCAGATGCACCGCGGCGTGTTCGTCAGCCGGCCGACCTGCGCCGACGTGCGCGACCTCTTCAGCGTCCGGCGGCACCTGGAGCTGCCCGCCGTCCGCCGGGCCGACCGCGCCGACGCCGAGGCCGTCCGTGCCGTGGGCGCCGCGGTCGACGAGGGCGAGGCCGCCCGCGACCACGCCGACTGGTGGGCGATGGGCACGGCCAACATGCGCTTCCACCAGGCCCTGGCCGCGCTCGCGGGCAGCCCCCGACTCGACGAGTTCATGAACCAGGTCCTGGCCGAGACGCGGCTGGTCTTCCACGTCATGAACGACCCGGAGCAGTACCACGCCCCCTACCTGGACTGGAACCGGCGCATCCACACCGCCCTGGCCGCGGGGCGGCCGGACCGGGCCGCCGACGAACTGGCCGCGTACCTGGACGCCTCCGAGACGCAGCTCGTGACCGCCTTCACCGCCATGGAGAACGGCTCCTGA